Proteins co-encoded in one Nitratireductor kimnyeongensis genomic window:
- a CDS encoding ABC transporter ATP-binding protein: MMKQNGEPIFDIRDIRVTFDTPDGAVEAVRGVDMHVKAGETVAVVGESGSGKSQIMMAAMGLLANNGSVSGSVTYRGQELIGLPRARLNRIRGAKVTMIFQEPMTSLDPLYTIERQICEPIRVHGGLSAGAARKRALELLKLVHIPDPERRLKSYPHELSGGQRQRVMIAMALANDPDLLIADEPTTALDVTIQAEILGLLAELQKKLGMAILFITHDLGIVEAFADRVYVMQKGLVVETGVTEDIFQRPQKDYTKMLLAAEPEGHKSPVGDDQPILLDARDMCVTFTIKGGLFSGPGYELKAVQNVGLTLRAGQTIGIVGESGSGKSTLGRALLQLLPSEGRVVYQGTPIQGFDRAAMRPFRRNLQMVFQDPYGSLSPRMTVGEIITEGLLVHEPGLSARERDKRATQALEEVGLDPSMRNRFPHEFSGGQRQRIAIARAVILKPTLIVLDEPTSALDRSVQKQIITLLRRIQDSHNLSFIFISHDLAVVKALSDYAIVMRSGQVVEEGPTSEVFDNPQSDYTKDLMEAAFNLREVLQRQAEDRA, translated from the coding sequence ATGATGAAGCAGAACGGGGAACCCATTTTCGATATTCGCGACATCCGTGTCACCTTCGACACGCCTGACGGAGCGGTCGAGGCGGTGCGGGGAGTGGACATGCATGTGAAAGCCGGCGAAACGGTTGCTGTGGTGGGTGAATCGGGGTCCGGCAAGAGCCAGATCATGATGGCTGCCATGGGGCTTCTCGCCAACAATGGTTCCGTCTCCGGTTCCGTGACCTATCGCGGGCAGGAACTGATCGGACTGCCTCGCGCAAGGCTCAACAGGATCCGCGGCGCCAAGGTCACCATGATTTTTCAGGAGCCGATGACGTCACTCGATCCGCTTTACACGATTGAGCGGCAGATCTGCGAGCCGATCCGGGTGCATGGCGGGCTTTCGGCGGGGGCGGCACGCAAGCGGGCGCTGGAACTGTTGAAGCTCGTTCACATTCCCGATCCCGAGCGGCGGCTGAAATCCTACCCGCACGAGCTTTCAGGCGGCCAGCGCCAGCGTGTGATGATCGCCATGGCGCTCGCCAACGATCCGGATCTGCTGATTGCCGACGAGCCGACGACGGCGCTGGATGTGACGATCCAGGCCGAGATTCTCGGCCTGCTGGCAGAGCTTCAGAAAAAGCTGGGTATGGCCATCCTCTTCATCACCCATGATCTCGGCATCGTCGAGGCCTTTGCCGACCGGGTTTATGTGATGCAGAAGGGGCTCGTGGTGGAGACGGGCGTGACGGAAGATATCTTCCAGCGACCGCAGAAGGACTACACGAAAATGCTTCTGGCCGCCGAACCCGAGGGCCACAAATCACCGGTGGGCGACGATCAGCCAATCCTGCTCGATGCCAGAGACATGTGTGTGACCTTCACCATCAAGGGCGGGCTCTTTTCGGGGCCGGGCTATGAACTGAAGGCGGTGCAGAATGTCGGGCTGACCCTGCGCGCCGGGCAGACGATCGGCATCGTCGGAGAGTCGGGTTCGGGCAAATCAACGTTGGGCCGTGCGCTTCTGCAGTTGCTGCCGTCTGAAGGGCGGGTCGTCTATCAGGGCACACCCATTCAAGGCTTCGACCGCGCGGCGATGCGGCCATTCAGGCGCAACCTGCAGATGGTTTTTCAGGATCCCTATGGTTCGCTCAGCCCGCGTATGACGGTGGGTGAAATCATCACCGAGGGACTTCTGGTGCATGAGCCGGGGCTTTCGGCGCGCGAGCGTGACAAGCGGGCCACTCAGGCGCTGGAGGAGGTCGGGCTCGACCCATCCATGCGCAACCGTTTCCCGCACGAATTTTCAGGTGGGCAGCGCCAGCGCATCGCCATTGCCCGCGCCGTGATCCTGAAGCCCACCTTGATCGTGCTCGATGAGCCGACCTCGGCGCTCGACCGCTCGGTGCAGAAGCAGATCATCACCCTGCTCAGGCGCATTCAGGACAGCCACAACCTGTCCTTCATCTTCATCAGCCACGATCTGGCTGTGGTCAAGGCGCTGTCGGACTATGCGATTGTGATGCGGTCGGGACAGGTGGTGGAAGAAGGACCAACGAGTGAGGTCTTCGACAATCCACAGAGCGATTACACCAAGGATCTGATGGAAGCCGCCTTCAATCTTCGCGAAGTCTTGCAACGTCAGGCGGAAGACCGCGCCTAG
- the dctP gene encoding TRAP transporter substrate-binding protein DctP, giving the protein MRSIKSRFLAGLASTAIVLAGAVAAQAETWKYAFEEAMTDVQGVYAQKFKEEVEANSDHEIQLFPFGTLGESADIMEQAQAGILQFVDQSPGFTGALIPEAQVFFVPYLLPAKSEDLGDFFRNSKAINEMFPELYAEQGLELLKMFPEGEVVMNTKDPVEKPEDLNEVKFRVMTNPLLVESYKAFGATPTPLPWGEVYGGLQTNIIQGQENPLFWVESTKMYEVTGAITLTGHNNFTTAVMANKEFYDGLSDEDKKVIQDATEAAFEHILEYQKGLSEESLAKIKEAKPEMTISDLTEEQRAPFKEAAAKVEAKFIEMTGDSGKKILDQMKEDLKAATQ; this is encoded by the coding sequence ATGCGTTCCATCAAATCCCGCTTTTTGGCAGGTCTTGCCAGCACAGCGATCGTGCTCGCAGGCGCCGTGGCAGCTCAGGCGGAGACCTGGAAATACGCTTTCGAAGAAGCGATGACGGACGTTCAGGGCGTTTACGCCCAGAAGTTCAAGGAAGAGGTCGAGGCCAATTCGGATCACGAGATCCAGCTTTTCCCGTTCGGTACGCTGGGCGAATCCGCTGACATCATGGAGCAGGCGCAGGCCGGCATCCTGCAGTTCGTCGACCAGTCTCCGGGCTTCACCGGCGCTCTTATTCCCGAGGCTCAGGTCTTCTTCGTGCCCTATCTGCTTCCGGCCAAATCGGAAGATCTGGGAGATTTCTTCCGCAACTCTAAGGCCATCAATGAGATGTTCCCCGAGCTTTATGCGGAACAGGGTCTCGAGCTTCTGAAGATGTTTCCCGAGGGTGAAGTGGTGATGAACACCAAGGACCCGGTGGAAAAACCTGAAGACCTCAACGAGGTGAAGTTCCGTGTAATGACCAACCCGCTTCTGGTGGAAAGCTACAAGGCATTTGGCGCAACGCCGACGCCGCTTCCCTGGGGCGAGGTCTATGGCGGTCTCCAGACAAATATCATCCAGGGCCAGGAAAACCCGCTCTTCTGGGTCGAGTCCACGAAGATGTACGAGGTGACCGGCGCCATCACGCTGACCGGGCACAACAACTTCACCACCGCTGTCATGGCCAACAAGGAGTTTTATGACGGCCTGAGCGACGAGGACAAGAAGGTCATTCAGGACGCTACCGAGGCGGCGTTCGAACATATCCTCGAATACCAGAAGGGTCTCAGCGAGGAATCGCTCGCCAAGATCAAGGAAGCCAAGCCCGAGATGACAATCAGTGATCTCACCGAAGAGCAGCGCGCGCCTTTCAAGGAAGCGGCCGCCAAGGTGGAGGCCAAGTTCATCGAAATGACGGGTGATAGTGGCAAGAAGATCCTTGACCAAATGAAGGAAGACCTGAAGGCGGCCACGCAATAA
- a CDS encoding TRAP transporter small permease codes for MGSEDDKSDPHSEHYDSTLPGVIGIFDNAISRIESVMLALGVMLMAVNTIANVVSRAIGSTIFFSEELNRILIILITFAGIGYAARHGRHIRMSAIYDALPGKTRKVLMIIITVITALTMFALCYFAVGYISKVATSGRVLPAMQIPVYWIYLWVPVGFFITGVQYALTALKNVVQKDIYLSTHVLEGYEEDEIEI; via the coding sequence ATGGGCAGTGAAGACGACAAATCTGACCCGCACAGCGAACACTATGACTCCACACTGCCTGGCGTGATCGGCATTTTCGACAATGCCATCAGTCGCATAGAATCGGTGATGCTCGCGCTCGGCGTGATGCTCATGGCGGTCAACACGATCGCCAATGTGGTCAGCCGGGCGATCGGCAGCACGATCTTCTTCTCCGAGGAACTCAACCGCATCCTCATCATTCTCATCACCTTTGCCGGCATCGGCTATGCCGCGCGTCATGGCCGTCACATCCGCATGTCGGCGATCTACGATGCGCTGCCGGGCAAAACCCGCAAAGTCCTGATGATCATCATCACGGTGATCACTGCGCTCACCATGTTCGCGCTCTGCTATTTCGCCGTCGGCTATATCAGCAAGGTGGCCACGTCCGGCCGTGTTCTCCCGGCCATGCAGATCCCCGTCTACTGGATCTATCTCTGGGTCCCGGTCGGTTTCTTCATCACCGGTGTGCAATATGCGCTCACCGCGCTGAAGAATGTCGTCCAGAAGGACATCTATCTCTCCACCCATGTGCTGGAGGGATATGAAGAAGACGAAATCGAGATCTGA
- a CDS encoding TRAP transporter large permease — translation MTLKISTIMIVLLLFGFPMMIPLILGATYGFYGLFGGFDRMDFMVQQMLAGIRPASLIAVPMFILAADIMTRGQSADRLIDMVMKFIGHIKGGLAVSTATACTLFGAVSGSTQATVVAVGSPLRPRMLKAGYNDSFVLALIINASDIAFLIPPSIGMIIYGVVSKTSIAELFIAGIGPGLLLLVLFSAYCIVYAIVKGVPTEPKAPWSERVAAVRAAIWPLFFPVIIVGGIYGGFVSPTEAAAICVAYALFLELVIFRSLSLSDIYKISKSTGLITAVVFILVAAGTAFSWVISFAQIPQQILGAIGIDEMGPKMVLAVISIAFFVGCMFVDPIVVILVLVPIFAPVVDSVGLDKVLVGTIITLQVAIGSATPPFGCDIFTAIAIFKRPYMDVIRGIPPFTLILLGVSAALIFFPQIALFLPSLAFD, via the coding sequence ATGACACTCAAAATATCCACCATCATGATCGTGTTGCTCTTGTTCGGCTTCCCGATGATGATCCCGCTCATTCTGGGCGCGACCTACGGCTTTTACGGCCTCTTCGGCGGCTTCGACCGCATGGATTTCATGGTGCAGCAGATGCTGGCGGGCATTCGCCCGGCCTCGCTCATCGCGGTGCCCATGTTCATCCTCGCCGCCGACATCATGACGCGCGGCCAGTCGGCAGACCGGCTGATCGACATGGTCATGAAGTTCATCGGCCACATCAAGGGCGGCCTTGCCGTCTCGACTGCCACTGCGTGCACGCTGTTTGGCGCTGTGTCCGGCTCCACGCAGGCGACGGTGGTTGCCGTCGGCTCGCCGCTGCGTCCGCGCATGCTGAAGGCCGGCTACAATGATTCCTTCGTTTTGGCGCTGATCATCAATGCCAGCGACATCGCCTTTCTGATCCCGCCCTCCATTGGCATGATCATCTATGGCGTCGTCTCCAAGACTTCGATTGCAGAGCTATTCATCGCCGGCATTGGCCCCGGGCTTTTGCTGCTGGTGCTGTTCTCGGCCTATTGCATTGTCTACGCCATCGTGAAGGGCGTGCCGACCGAGCCCAAGGCACCTTGGTCGGAGCGTGTGGCTGCGGTGCGAGCCGCCATTTGGCCCCTGTTCTTCCCGGTGATCATCGTCGGCGGCATCTATGGCGGCTTTGTCAGCCCTACCGAGGCTGCGGCCATCTGCGTAGCTTACGCGCTGTTCCTGGAATTGGTGATCTTCCGTTCGCTCAGCCTCTCCGACATCTACAAGATCTCCAAATCCACCGGGCTGATCACGGCCGTGGTCTTCATCCTTGTTGCTGCCGGCACGGCCTTTTCCTGGGTGATCTCCTTCGCGCAGATCCCGCAGCAGATCCTGGGCGCCATCGGTATTGATGAAATGGGCCCGAAGATGGTGCTCGCCGTCATCTCGATCGCCTTCTTCGTCGGGTGCATGTTTGTCGATCCGATCGTGGTCATTCTCGTTCTGGTGCCGATCTTCGCGCCGGTGGTGGATTCGGTCGGTCTCGACAAGGTTCTGGTCGGCACGATCATCACACTGCAGGTGGCCATCGGCTCAGCCACGCCACCCTTCGGGTGTGACATCTTCACGGCGATAGCCATCTTCAAGCGACCTTATATGGACGTGATCCGAGGCATTCCACCCTTCACGCTCATCCTGCTCGGCGTTTCGGCAGCACTGATCTTCTTCCCGCAGATCGCGCTGTTCCTGCCCAGTCTGGCATTCGATTAG
- a CDS encoding universal stress protein, with product MFKRILVPVDGSENSLKALKMAVEMQKTTGAELMTLTVFRHHSLLEASMSMVRPDDPQNLDDAMRDHAKEIADAAKKAALELGAQTPRAFVKSGQPARTIVKFSKEREADLIVLGSRGLGDLEGYLLGSVSHKVTSLASCPVMVV from the coding sequence ATGTTCAAAAGGATACTCGTCCCGGTCGATGGCTCGGAAAATTCGCTCAAGGCGCTGAAGATGGCGGTCGAGATGCAAAAGACCACCGGTGCGGAGCTTATGACATTGACCGTGTTCCGGCATCACAGCCTGCTCGAGGCATCCATGTCCATGGTGCGGCCGGACGACCCCCAGAATCTGGACGATGCGATGCGGGACCACGCGAAGGAGATCGCCGATGCGGCCAAGAAGGCCGCGTTGGAGCTGGGGGCGCAAACCCCGCGCGCCTTCGTAAAAAGCGGTCAGCCGGCGCGCACCATCGTGAAGTTCAGCAAAGAGCGGGAGGCAGACCTGATCGTGCTTGGCAGCCGCGGGCTTGGCGATCTGGAAGGCTATTTGCTGGGCAGCGTGTCCCACAAGGTCACGAGCCTCGCAAGCTGCCCCGTCATGGTGGTGTGA
- a CDS encoding LysR family transcriptional regulator, producing MRHRLPNLNAVRAFDAAARHQSFSRAAKELGVTHASVSRHIKNLEADLGMPLFERRHRQVALTPGGARYAEIVADALMLISLDTGTRATRNAKGRVVLESDSDLAALWLMPLLTDQVLEDLGIELELRSYPEPPRTIAPDTDLAITWGRLDVPGYTREPFLDFTIFPVCAPHRADHVRTHGLIANKLIYDRGVNTWDELLRRQGTSLSAASGHLIFHRTQLCLEAAARGLGVALGDDVSAAAMLRDGRLVRPCGPSVAGRNSYYLSSVSRGPVSPSAMAVRAWLLEKAAEHVRWAEDAGYALPKEG from the coding sequence ATGAGACATCGTTTGCCCAATCTCAATGCCGTCAGGGCCTTCGATGCGGCAGCCCGGCACCAGAGTTTTTCGCGGGCCGCGAAAGAGCTTGGTGTTACCCACGCCTCTGTCAGCCGTCACATCAAGAACCTCGAAGCCGATCTCGGCATGCCCCTGTTCGAGCGGCGCCACCGGCAAGTGGCGCTCACTCCCGGCGGGGCCCGCTATGCGGAAATCGTCGCCGATGCCTTGATGCTCATCTCGCTGGACACGGGCACGCGGGCCACGCGCAACGCCAAAGGGCGGGTGGTGCTGGAGTCGGATTCCGATCTGGCTGCGCTTTGGCTCATGCCGCTTCTCACGGATCAGGTGCTGGAGGATCTGGGCATCGAGCTTGAACTGCGCTCCTATCCCGAACCGCCGCGCACTATTGCGCCCGACACCGATCTGGCGATTACCTGGGGGCGGCTGGATGTTCCCGGTTATACGCGCGAACCATTTCTGGATTTCACTATCTTCCCGGTCTGCGCGCCCCATCGCGCCGACCATGTGCGCACGCACGGCCTCATTGCCAACAAGCTGATCTATGATCGTGGGGTGAACACGTGGGACGAGCTTTTGCGGCGGCAGGGCACGAGCCTCAGCGCCGCATCGGGGCATCTCATTTTTCACCGCACGCAGCTTTGTCTGGAAGCGGCTGCGCGCGGGCTTGGCGTGGCGCTGGGCGACGATGTCTCAGCGGCTGCCATGCTGCGCGATGGTCGGCTGGTGCGCCCGTGCGGGCCATCGGTCGCCGGTCGCAACAGCTATTACCTTTCCTCCGTCTCGCGTGGGCCGGTCAGCCCTTCGGCGATGGCGGTGCGCGCATGGCTGCTGGAGAAGGCGGCCGAACATGTGCGCTGGGCCGAGGACGCAGGCTATGCGCTGCCCAAGGAGGGGTAG
- a CDS encoding ABC transporter ATP-binding protein, whose amino-acid sequence MSEIVLETRGITRDYHIGGGLFGKGRIINALKGIDLKVEKGKTLAIVGESGCGKSTLARIMTMIDAPTSGELLIDGKPVEIGKKGVDSEMRRKVQIVFQNPYGSLNPRQKIGDVLMEPLVINENVPVKERRERAMEMLLKVGLQAEHFNRYPHMFSGGQRQRIAIARALMLRPRLLVLDEPVSALDLSVQAQVLNLLADLQEEFGLTYVFISHDLSVVRYIADEVMVMYFGEAVEYGTRDAVFTDPQHEYTRTLFAATPRADADSIRKRLAEKAA is encoded by the coding sequence ATGAGCGAGATCGTCCTGGAGACGCGCGGCATCACGCGCGACTATCACATCGGCGGCGGCCTTTTCGGCAAGGGCCGCATCATCAATGCGCTGAAAGGCATCGACCTGAAGGTCGAAAAGGGCAAGACGCTGGCCATCGTCGGCGAATCGGGCTGCGGGAAATCCACCCTTGCCCGCATCATGACGATGATCGATGCCCCCACCTCCGGCGAGTTGCTGATCGACGGCAAGCCGGTGGAGATCGGCAAGAAGGGCGTGGATTCGGAAATGCGCCGCAAGGTGCAGATCGTTTTCCAGAACCCCTATGGCTCGCTGAACCCGCGCCAGAAGATCGGCGATGTGTTGATGGAGCCGCTGGTCATCAACGAGAACGTTCCGGTGAAAGAGCGGCGTGAACGCGCCATGGAAATGCTTTTGAAGGTGGGCCTTCAGGCCGAGCACTTCAACCGCTATCCGCACATGTTCTCCGGCGGCCAACGCCAGCGCATCGCCATTGCGCGCGCGCTGATGCTGAGGCCACGCCTTCTCGTGCTGGACGAGCCGGTCTCCGCGCTCGATCTATCCGTGCAGGCGCAGGTGTTGAACCTTCTGGCGGACCTGCAGGAAGAGTTCGGCCTCACCTATGTCTTTATCAGTCATGACCTTTCGGTGGTGCGTTACATAGCCGACGAGGTGATGGTGATGTATTTCGGCGAGGCGGTGGAGTATGGCACCCGAGATGCGGTGTTTACCGATCCGCAACACGAATACACCCGCACGCTGTTTGCTGCCACGCCGCGCGCCGATGCGGACAGCATTCGGAAGCGGCTGGCGGAGAAGGCAGCGTAG
- a CDS encoding ABC transporter ATP-binding protein, translating to MSEALLDIRNLSVEFETAGGTLRAVDGVSLSVDAREVLAIVGESGSGKSVSMLAVMGLLPWTAKVTADAMSFQGRDILNLSPSERRKIVGKDIAMIFQEPIASLNPCFTVGFQIDETLKMHTDLSARQRRDRTVELFEAVGLPNAADRVNAYPHQMSGGQCQRVMIAMAIACNPKLLIADEPTTALDVTIQKQILDLLVSIQAEKNMGMIMITHDMGVVAETADRVIVQYKGKKMEEADVLSLFEKPQHPYTKALLSALPENATGDRLPTVSDFVFDEAPQTGARP from the coding sequence ATGAGTGAAGCTCTTCTCGACATCCGCAATCTGAGCGTCGAATTCGAAACGGCGGGCGGCACGCTGCGCGCGGTGGATGGTGTTTCGCTATCCGTCGACGCGCGCGAAGTGCTGGCCATTGTCGGCGAATCGGGCTCGGGCAAATCCGTCTCGATGCTGGCGGTGATGGGGCTTCTGCCCTGGACGGCGAAGGTCACGGCGGACGCCATGTCCTTTCAGGGCCGCGACATTCTCAACCTGTCGCCATCCGAACGTCGCAAGATCGTCGGCAAGGACATTGCCATGATCTTTCAGGAGCCGATCGCCAGCCTCAACCCGTGTTTCACCGTCGGTTTCCAGATCGACGAGACACTGAAGATGCACACCGATCTTTCGGCCCGCCAGCGTCGTGACCGGACGGTGGAACTCTTCGAGGCGGTGGGTCTGCCGAATGCGGCCGACCGGGTGAATGCCTACCCGCACCAGATGTCGGGTGGCCAATGCCAGCGCGTGATGATCGCCATGGCCATTGCCTGTAATCCCAAGCTCCTGATTGCCGACGAGCCGACCACCGCGCTCGACGTGACGATCCAGAAGCAGATTCTCGATCTTCTGGTGTCGATCCAGGCCGAGAAGAACATGGGCATGATCATGATCACCCATGACATGGGCGTGGTGGCGGAAACGGCTGACCGCGTGATCGTGCAGTACAAGGGCAAGAAGATGGAGGAGGCCGACGTGCTCTCTCTCTTTGAAAAGCCCCAGCACCCCTACACCAAGGCGCTGCTTTCGGCCCTGCCGGAGAACGCGACGGGCGACCGCCTGCCGACCGTTTCCGACTTCGTGTTCGATGAAGCGCCGCAGACGGGAGCCCGCCCATGA
- a CDS encoding ABC transporter permease subunit, with translation MSSTNTKVPNAAVGLEGGTVIAVTRRARLAEFWYYFSQNRGAVIGLYVFLAIVVIALLAPVIAPHSPSMQNRGSFLLPPVWQEGGSWSFILGTDAVGRDLLSRLIYGARFSLFIGVVVVSVAVSVGILIGLIAGYFRGAVDTVIMRVMDIILAFPSLLLALVLVAILGPGLVNAMIAIALVQQPHYVRLTRAAVMSEKGRDYVTAARVAGASNIRLMFKTILPNCTAPLIVQAALSFSTAILDAAALGFLGMGAQPPTPEWGTMLAEAREFILRAWWVVTFPGLAILITVLAINLMGDGLRDALDPKLKRS, from the coding sequence ATGAGCTCGACAAACACAAAAGTTCCGAATGCCGCCGTCGGTCTCGAAGGCGGCACGGTCATCGCGGTCACGCGGCGCGCCCGCCTCGCGGAGTTCTGGTACTATTTCAGCCAGAACCGCGGCGCCGTGATCGGCCTTTACGTTTTCCTCGCCATCGTCGTCATCGCGCTTCTGGCGCCGGTGATCGCGCCGCACAGCCCGAGCATGCAGAACCGCGGCTCCTTCCTCCTGCCCCCGGTCTGGCAGGAAGGCGGAAGCTGGTCGTTCATACTCGGCACGGATGCGGTGGGCCGCGACCTGCTCTCACGCCTGATCTATGGCGCGCGCTTCTCGCTGTTCATCGGCGTGGTGGTGGTTTCGGTCGCCGTCTCGGTGGGTATTCTGATCGGCCTCATCGCCGGCTATTTCCGCGGCGCGGTGGACACGGTCATCATGCGCGTGATGGACATCATCCTCGCCTTCCCCTCGCTGCTTCTGGCGCTGGTTCTGGTCGCCATTCTGGGGCCGGGCCTCGTCAACGCGATGATCGCCATCGCGCTGGTGCAGCAGCCGCACTATGTACGCCTGACGCGCGCTGCGGTGATGTCGGAGAAAGGACGCGACTATGTGACGGCGGCACGTGTTGCCGGGGCGAGCAACATCAGGTTGATGTTCAAGACCATCCTGCCGAACTGCACCGCACCGTTGATCGTGCAGGCGGCGCTCTCCTTCTCGACCGCGATCCTGGATGCGGCAGCGCTTGGCTTCCTCGGCATGGGTGCACAACCGCCCACACCCGAATGGGGCACGATGCTGGCCGAAGCGCGCGAGTTCATCCTGCGTGCGTGGTGGGTCGTCACCTTCCCCGGACTTGCCATCCTGATCACCGTTCTGGCCATCAATCTGATGGGCGACGGTCTTCGCGATGCGCTTGATCCCAAGCTGAAGAGGTCGTGA
- a CDS encoding ABC transporter permease subunit, whose product MFRFFLSRLALLIPTFIGVSIVAFSFIRLLPGDPIMLLAGERGMSEERYQQLQALYGFDQPLFVQYFNYMTDLLQGDFGTSIVTKRPVLQEFLTLFPATIELSLCAIIVAVAVGVPLGVIAAVRRGSWLDQTVMGAALVGYSMPIFWWGLLLIIFFSGILGWTPVSGRISLLYFFPPVTGFMLIDSLLSGQAGAFRSALSHLILPTIVLATIPLAVIARQTRSAMLEVLGEDYVRTARSKGLPPRRVIGLHALRNALIPVVTTIGLQVGVLLAGAILTETIFSWPGIGKWMVDSVFKRDYAVVQGGLLLIAAIIMIVNLIVDVLYGLINPRIRH is encoded by the coding sequence ATGTTCCGTTTCTTTCTCTCCAGGCTGGCGCTACTGATCCCCACCTTCATCGGGGTGTCCATCGTCGCCTTTTCCTTCATTCGCCTCCTGCCCGGCGATCCGATCATGCTTCTGGCCGGCGAACGCGGCATGAGCGAGGAGCGCTATCAGCAGCTTCAGGCGCTCTATGGTTTCGACCAGCCGCTTTTCGTTCAGTATTTCAACTACATGACGGACCTGCTGCAGGGTGATTTCGGCACCTCCATCGTCACCAAACGGCCGGTTCTGCAGGAGTTCCTGACCCTGTTCCCGGCGACGATCGAGCTCTCTCTCTGTGCGATCATTGTCGCGGTGGCGGTGGGCGTTCCGCTCGGTGTGATCGCCGCCGTCCGGCGCGGCTCCTGGCTTGATCAGACGGTGATGGGGGCGGCCCTTGTCGGCTATTCCATGCCGATCTTCTGGTGGGGCCTGCTCCTGATCATCTTCTTTTCCGGCATTCTGGGCTGGACACCGGTCTCAGGCCGTATCTCGCTGCTCTACTTCTTCCCGCCTGTCACCGGCTTCATGCTGATCGACAGTCTTCTTTCGGGGCAGGCGGGTGCGTTCAGATCGGCGCTTTCGCATCTCATTCTGCCGACCATCGTGCTCGCCACGATTCCGCTTGCGGTGATCGCCCGCCAGACGCGCTCGGCCATGCTTGAGGTGCTGGGCGAGGACTATGTGCGCACGGCGCGCTCCAAGGGCCTGCCGCCGCGCCGGGTGATCGGCCTCCATGCGCTGCGCAACGCGCTCATCCCCGTGGTGACCACGATCGGTCTCCAGGTGGGCGTGCTGCTGGCCGGTGCGATCCTCACCGAGACGATCTTCTCCTGGCCGGGCATCGGCAAGTGGATGGTCGATAGCGTATTCAAACGCGATTATGCCGTGGTGCAGGGCGGGCTTCTGCTCATTGCCGCCATCATCATGATCGTGAACCTGATCGTGGACGTCCTCTACGGTCTGATCAATCCGAGAATCAGGCACTGA